GCCCTGAAAGACCTTGTTTTCGGATTGTACACCGGGTTGATTTTAGCCATGTTTCTTTATAACTTTTTCCTGCTATTCTCCACAAACGACAAAAGTTACTTTTATTATATCCTTTATGTTCTTTTCGTAGGTTTAAGTCAGGCCATGCTACAGGGATACTCCTTCCGGTTTTTATGGCCCAACGCTCCGGGTATTAATGCTTATGCCAATGTATGGATCCCGTTCTTCAACGGCATTGCCGCGGCAGAGTTCATCCGGCATTTTCTGAACCTTAAGCAGCTGTCTGCAAAGCTAAACCGGCGGATGCGCATCATCGAGCTGGCATACTGTATCGCTTTTGTGCTTTCTGTTTTGAAATTCCGGCAGGAAGCACAGATCGTTGTACAATTTGTTGCAGCGGCGGGGTCTGCCTACGTATTGGTAATGTTGAGCAACCTCAGCTACCGGAAAATAAGGGTTGCAAAATTCCTGTTATTGGCATGGACGGTCTTCTTGTGCAGCGTCATTATTTTCGTATTGAGAAATGCCGGTTTACTTCCCTACAATGACCTTACCTATTACGCCCTGCAAATTGGGTCGGCAGCAGAAGCCATATTACTTTCTCTGGCCCTGGCCGATAAAATCAATACCTACCGCAGGGAGGAAGAACTGGCCCGTAAGGAGGCGCTGAGGGTTTCCAGGGAAAATGAGCAATTAATAAAAGAACAGAACATCATCCTCGAAAAGGAAGTGAGAATCCGTACAGAAGAGTTGCAACATACCAACGAAGAACTAAAAGCGGCAATGCTTCAGATACAGCATACCCAGGCCAAACTGGTGGAAAATGAGAAAATGGCATCATTGGGCCAGCTCACTGCAGGAATTGCCCATGAGATCAACAATCCGATTAATTTCGTAACTTCAAATATCCGTCCCCTTGAAGCAGATGTAACGGATCTGCAAAAGGTGATCCGCCGGTACGAAACGCTGGATCTCACAAAAGAGATACCGCCCCAATTGCTCGATATCGAAAAGTATAAAAAAGAAATCGACCTGGAGTATGTATATGAGGAAATTGCCATCCTGCTTTCGGGTATAAAGGAAGGCGCAAGCCGTACTTCTGAAATTGTAAAGGGATTAAAAAGTTTTGCAAGAGTAGATGAAGCCAACTGGAAACGCGTGGATATTAATGAAGGCATTGATTCTACCCTGTTGCTGGTAAAAAATACTTTCCCGCAGAATTTTCAGCTGATAAAAGAATTGGGAACCATCCCAAGGATCGAATGCGAGCCGGGAAAGATTAACCAGGTAATTATGAATATTGTTACCAATGCGATTCAGGCTATACAGGAACGCATTCATGAAGACGGCAAGCAGGGAGTATTAACCATAAAAACCTGGGAAGAGGATCAGATGGTAAAAATGAGTATCGGTGATAACGGAATGGGGATGACGGAGGACGTGAAAAATAAAATATTTGATCCGTTTTTTACCACAAAAGATGTGGGTGCCGGTACCGGGCTGGGCCTGGCCATTGTGCAGGGTATTATTGAACGGCACAATGGCACGATTCAGGTATTTACGGAAAGAGGAAGAGGCACTACCTTTGTAATTAGTTTACCCGTTCGTTAAAATACAGATGCCCCATGACTCCCGAAATTAACGTACTCTATGTAGATGATGAACAGCAAAACCTGAACTCCTTTAAAGCCGCATTCCGTACCCGGTACAAGGTCTTTACAGCGCTTTCTGTACCCGTTGCACTGGAAATTCTGGAACGGGAGGAAATTCATGTGCTGATATCCGACCAGCGCATGCCGGAGATTTCCGGGGTTGAATTTTTTAAGATCACAAAAGAACGTTATCCGCATATCCCAAGGGTATTGTTAACCGGGTATACCGATATTGAAGTGCTGGCCGAGGCTGTTAACCAGGGAGATATTTACCGCTACATTACCAAGCCCTGGGATGACCTGGAACTCCACAACAGTGTATTGAATGCTTATGACCACTATAAAGCCAATAAAGATCTTCAGGAAAAGATATCCGAGCTGGAAAAAGCCAATGCCGGTTTGAACCGGTTTGTATACAGTCTTTCGCACGAGCTGAGAGCACCCATTGCTTCAGCCACTGGCATCCTTGATCTGGTAAAAATGGAAGGAAGGATCGGAGATTCCGGAGGTTACTGGAAATTAATGGATGCCTGTATTCAGAAACTGGATTATTATGTATCGCAAACCGTTCAGTTCTATAAAACCGCCCGGTTTAAAGTGGTACAGGAACAAATTCATTTTGAAACATTGGTGCGCTCATTGATTGACCTGTATCGCACTTCCAACGATACCAAGGATATTACTTTTGAGATTGCCGTGGATGAAGCGCAGCATTTTTACGGAGACCTGTTCCGGGTAGAGATCGTTATTGCCAACCTGCTTTCCAATGCGATAAAATGCCAGCGGCCGGAAGAACCGCATAAAAAGATCAATATCCGTATCGACACGAGTGTCGAAGAAGCCCGCATCCTTATTGCTGATAATGGCATTGGCATGGAAGCGGAAGAAGCCACAAAGATTTTTGACCCCTTCTTTAAGGGGGCGCAACCCGGAAGTTTGGGCCTGGGACTCTTTATCCTGAGAGAGGCGCTTGAAAAGATGAACGGTATAGTAACGGTAAATTCTCAAAGAGGTGTCGGGAGCACCTTTGAAGTAGTTATTCCCAACACTCCCGAGCAAAAGGATTAGTACAGCATTTTATTGTAGGCCCGCCGTTTTTATTTAAAACAAAATTTATGAAGCAGCACTTATTTGTATTTTGCATTTTTTTAATTGTAAGTTCCTGTAATATGCCTGGTAAAGCCCCCGACAAAACTTCAAGCGCCGGAAATCCGCTATTTGAAGAAAGCACCCTGCCGTACCATACCATTCCATTTGATAAAATAAAGGAAAGTGATTTTGAACCGGCTTTCGAAAAAGGCATGCGGGAGGAAATGGAAGCGGTAGACCATATTGCCGGGAATCCGGCGGCTCCAACTTTTGAAAATACGCTGGTTGCCCTTGAAAAATCGGGATTGCTGCTGCGGCGGGTCAACAGTGCCTTCAACGCCCTTACCGGTGCCAATACCAATGACCGGCTGCAGAAAATCCAGGAGGCAATGGCGCCCCGGCTCTCGGCTCATTCAGACTCCATTTATATGAATACCCGTTTGTATGAACGGATTGATACCATTTACCAAAAGCGGAACCAGCTTCAGTTAGATCCTGAATCCAGGCGGTTGGTGGAATACTACCATCAGAAATTTGTGCTGAGCGGTGCTGCGCTTCCGGATTCCGGCAAGGTGCAGTTAAAAAAACTGAACGAAGAAGAAGCAACACTCAGCACAAAGTTCAGCAACCAATTGCTGGCTGCAGCTAAAGCCGGAGCTCTGGTGGTAAAAAGTCCTCAGGAACTGGCTGGTTTATCGGATGCCGAGATCCAGGCAGCCGGCGAAGCGGCAAAAAAGGCCAATCAGGAAGGGCAATACCTCGTTGCACTTTCCAATACCACCCAGCAGCCTGCATTACAATCGCTTCGCAACCGCGATACCCGTAAAAGTCTTTTTGAAGCTTCCTGGACCCGGGCAGAGCGGGGCGATTCGAACGATACGCGTAAAAATATTTTGCGGATCGCCGCCATCCGCCGGGAAAAGGCAAGAATCCTCGGTTTTAATGATTACGCATCCTGGAAACTGCAGGACCAGATGGCAAAAACACCCGGTGCGGTAAATGCATTTTTAGGTAAACTGGTGCCGGCGGCACTTGCCAAAGCAGCCGCAGAAGCAGCGGATATTAAAGCTATGAAGCTCCGGGAAAAGGATACCACCGGATTGGAGCCTTATGACTGGGATTTTTATGCAGAGAAGGTACGTAAGGAAAAGTACGACCTCGACGAATCGGCCATTAAACCCTATTTTGTACTGGATAGTGTATTAAAAAACGGCGTATTTTATGCAGCCACTCAATTATATGGCATTACGTTTAAAGAACGGACCGACCTGCCTGTATACCAGGAAGATGTGAAGGTCTACGAGGTGTTTGACCACGATGGCACTGCGATGGCTTTGTTTTATTGCGATTACTTTAAGCGGGATAACAAAAACGGCGGCGCCTGGATGGATAATTTTGTAACCCAGTCGAAGTTGCTTAATACAAAGCCGGTGATCGTAAACGTGTGCAATTTTGCCAAACCGGTAAAAGGGCAGCCGGCGTTGCTGAGCTTTGACGATGTTACCACGATGTTCCATGAGTTTGGGCATGCCCTTCATGGGCTGTTCGCCAATCAAACCTATCCTTCTTTATCCGGAACCAGTGTTGCCCGTGATTTTGTAGAAATGCCTTCCCAGTTCAATGAGCATTGGGCATTGGATTCAGCAGTGCTAAAAAATTATGCCCGCAATTATAAAACAGGTGAAACGATTCCGCAGGCGCTGGTAGATAAGATCCGCAATGCAGCAACTTTTAACCAGGGGTATGCCATGACCGAACTGCTGGCAGCAGCAAAACTCGATATGCAGTGGCACCTGCTTGCTCCCCGCGACAGTGCTGTTATGGACGTGGATGCATTTGAGCAGGCAGCACTTCAAAAGAACGGTCTGCTGATTTCTTACATTCCTCCACGCTATCGCTCTTCATATTTTTTACACATATGGGCCAACGGTTATTCGGCAGGGTATTATGCATACAGCTGGGCGGAAATGCTGGATCATGACGCCTATGCCTGGTTTAAGGAAAACGGGGGGCTAAAACGGGAGAACGGACAACGTTTCCGGGAAATGATCCTTTCCCGTGGTAATTCGGAAGATCTTGCAGCTTTGTACAAAGCATTCAGGGGAAAGGACCCGGATATCGCGCCGCTATTGCAAAACAGAGGGCTGATTCCTGGGATGTGAAATGTAGAATATTAAATATTAAATTTTAAATGTAAAAGGAGAATTCGTTTTGTAACCCTGGGGTTTGCATCAATGAAAAAGTATTCCGCGCTTACTTTTACATTTTAAATTGGGTATTCTACATTTTACATTTATCTGGGTAAGGTGCCGGGGACACAAAATCAATTACCTTTGAGCGTATCAAACGTTTTGTATGTCTGTAAAAGCCGATTTATTTCAAAGCCCCGATTATTTTGATGTGGATGCGCTTTTTACTGATGAGCACCGCATGATCCGTGATGCGGTACGCGCCTACGTAAAAAAAGAAATTTCACCCATCATTGAAAACTATGCGCAGGAAGCCCGGTTTCCGGAGCATATTGTAAAACAGTTAGGGGCGTTGGGATGCTTTGGTCCAACCGTACCGGTTCAATATGGAGGCGGAGGATTAGACTATATCAGTTACGGCCTGATGATGCAGGAACTGGAACGCGGCGATAGCGGTGTACGTTCCACCGCATCTGTTCAGGGATCGCTGGTTATGTTTCCCATCTTCGCCTATGGCAGCGAAGAACAGAAAATCAAATACCTGCCGCTACTGGCCAGCGGGGAATGGCTGGGCTGTTTCGGGCTCACGGAGCCGGACCACGGAAGCGATCCTTCCAGTATGGTGACCCGCTATACGGAGGATGGAGATGATATCATTCTCAACGGGGCCAAAATGTGGATCAGCAATGCGCCCTTTTCGCAGCTGGCTGTGGTTTGGGCAAAGGACCCTTCCGGTATCGTACATGGTGTGATTGTAGAACGGGGAATGGAAGGATTTTCTACGCCAACAACCCATAATAAATGGAGCCTGAGAGCCTCGGCTACAGGGGAACTTGTTTTTGACAATGTAAGGATTCCCAAAGCCAATATCCTTCCCGGAGTAACCGGTATGAAAGGGCCGCTGAGCTGCCTGAATAAAGCACGGTATGGCATTGCATGGGGCGTAATCGGCGCCGCCATGGATTGTTATGATACGGCACTGCGTTATGCAAAAGAACGCATCCAGTTCGACAAGCCCATTGCGGCATTCCAGTTGCAGCAAAAAAAGCTAGCGGAAATGATCACGGAAATCACGAAAGCACAGTTACTCAACTGGCGGTTGGGCGTATTGATGAACGAAGGGAAGGCTTCTCCCCAACAGGTAAGTATGGCCAAACGGAATTCCTGTGCTATTGCCACCCAGATCTGCAGGGACGCCCGCCAGATCCTGGGCGGAATGGGCATTACCGGCGAATACCCGGTGATGCGGCATATGATGAACCTGGAAAGCGTTATTACCTATGAAGGCACACACGATGTCCATTTACTGATTACAGGAATGGATATTACGGGATTCAATGCGTTTAAATAAAGAAGTTCAAGGTTGGCAGCTGTCCGCAATCAGCAATCAACTGTTAGTGGGCGTGAGGTCTTGATGGTTGATCTTTGGATCTTGTTTTTTAGTGTTTAGCGGACGGGGGCAACAAATAGGGCACATATTTTACACCAGGTTTTGAAATTGGTGCTTTGCCTTTTTGTGCTTGCTCTTTAAAATCAATCACCAGGTCGCGTGAGACCTGATGTTTGGCGGTCGGATCTTGTTTTTAGAATCTGGTATTTTGAATTTATTCCGGCATCACCAACCACTCACTATAAACATTTTACTATTAATCTCTTTAACATCTCCTCCCAAAATATTTCACGATCCCCCCCGAATACCGGATATTTGCAGTTTGAATATAAAATTCGGAGCTTAGAATCTAGGGCTTAGGATTTAGAACTTGGAATTTGGTATTTAGAATTTAAGACTTAGAATTTATTCCGTTATGCGTATTTATCTGATCGGTTTTATGGGTGCGGGGAAAACACATTGGGGAAAGATCCTGAGTAAAAAACTGGAATTGCCGTTTTATGATCTGGATGAACTGATTGTTGCATCCGAAGGGCGGCCCATCACCCGGATCTTTGAAGAAGAAGGAGAGGAGTACTTCAGAATGAAAGAAAAAGAAGTGCTGTATATGATCACCGACAGTCACCCCAGCCTGCTGCTTTCCTGCGGCGGTGGAGCTCCCTGTTATTTTAATAACATTGATTATATGAACCAGCACGGGACCACCGTGTGGCTCAATACCCCCTTTGAAATTCTGCTGGGCAGACTGCGTCAACAAAAAGCGCACCGTCCGCTTTTAAAGGATCTGGATGACGAACAATTGCAGGCGTATATTGTTAAGAAAAATAACGACCGGCGCATTTATTATGATCAGGCAAAACTAAAGGTAGACGATTGCCATATACGGCCGGAAGAATTTATAAAAAAGATTATCGATGCATAGAGCCTTTCTCTCGCTGGGTGCAGCACTGTCCGGACTGGGTGTAATACTCGGTGCCTTCGGGGCACATAAACTAAAACAAATTGCACCAGATTCGGTACCTACGTTTCAAACCGGCGTACAATACCAGATGTACCATGCCATTGCGTTGATCCTTGTGGCCATTCTTTTTGAAAAGTACCCGGTAAAATTAATGTCCTGGGCCGGTATCGCCTTCCTGGTGGGAATCCTTCTGTTCTCCGGCTCTCTTTATGCCTTGGCGGCCCTGAAAGCAACAGGAAAAGTGGGCCTCGGCGGATTGGGTATAGTCACACCCATTGGTGGGCTTTTCTTTATTGCCGGTTGGTTGTTTTTTACGCTTAGTGTGCTCAACAGCAAATAGTTGAAGCTTGTCGGAACAGAAACGGCATCTCACTTCTACATTTCATATTTTTTATTCGATATTTTACATTCCTGGGGAAAGTTTCATGCTGAGGCTCGTTTCTGCTTAATGAGGGATGCCCAATTCCCGGATCCTGTGATCTTTTCAGAAGTATGATTATTGAACAGGAACGGCATCTTCATTCCTACATTTTCAAATCTTCGAATTTCCAAATTTCCCGCCCGCCTAAATTTCCCGCCCGATTGCGGTTTGAGCACTTGATGCTTCATTCTTTAAACAGTAATAGTATCTTTGCTTTTATGGCGACTAAGAGTAAACCGAAGAATAAAAAACCAATAGCGCGGAATCATCATACGACTGGAACCTGGAAAGTTGAAAAAGAAGAAAAAGTTCAGCTAAGGGCGTTGGCTAAAGACGAACGTACCTGGAAAATTGCCGGAACCACCTTTCTCCTGGTCTCCGTTTTCCTCATCATTTCCTTCATCTCCTATTTTTTTACATGGCGACAGGATTTTACCCAGATCTCCCGGGGCAGCGAGATCCTTTGGGACCCGGATGTAAAGATTCTTAACCTGCTGGGAAAACTGGGAGCACTAACGGCTCATTATTTTATTTACCGGTTATTTGGAGTTGCTGCCGTTTTGATCTGCACGTTCTTTTTTGTAGTAGGCGTAAATCTTTTATGGAGGCGCCGGGTATTTTCGGTTTGGAGAAACCTGAAATATGTAACCCTGGGCATGCTGGTGGTGTCGGCGATATTGGCATTCCTGTTGCCCGATGAAGAGTTTCGTTGGGGTGGCGGTGTAGGTAATATGATTGCTGGCTGGTTGCGGAGCTCGTTGGGTACCATCGGTGCAGGGGCGGTGCTCGGATTGATCGTGATTGCTTATTTTATCTGGCAGTTTAACCCTGCGTTTAGCTTCCCTAAAAAGCTGAAACGGCCGCAACCGGAAGAAGAGGCCGCCGCTCCGGAAGAAAAGACGGCTCCTGAAGCAATGACGACTGAGGCTAAAACGACCGGTACTACAGAAACAAAAGGGGCCCGGCTGGTGATCGACGCCGAGGTCGAAAAGCCAAAATATGATATTAAACTGATCAATAAAGAACCGGTTATACAGGCCAAGGAAGAAGAGGAGGGCTACGAACGCATTACGGTATTAAAACCGGAAACCCGGAAAACAACATCTGTAGCAGCCGAAGAAAAAACCTCCGAAGTCGATCCGCCTCCCGCACAGGAGCTCGAAATACCGGCTTTGGAAAAAACGGTGAAGCCTGCAAAACCCATTTCGGATGAAGACCTGAAACTGGAAATCAACTCAGGCCCCATCGCTCCTCCGCCTGCCGCTGCGGTAACCGCGCCGGCAGAAAAAACAAAAGCATACGAACCTGCACTGGATCTAAAACATTATAAAAAACCGTCTCCCGATTTGCTGGAATCACACGGAAGCGAAAAAGTGGTACAGGATCCGCAGGAGCTGGAGAATAATAAGAACCAGATCATAAAAACCCTGGCCAATTACGATATCGAAATCCAGAAAATCAGTGCCACGGTAGGACCAACGGTTACTCTGTATGAGATCGTTCCAGCGGCGGGGGTGCGGATCTCCAAGATCAAAAATCTGGAAGACGATATCGCCTTGAGTTTATCAGCGCTGGGGATCCGGATCATTGCACCTATTCCCGGGCGTGGTACCATTGGTATCGAAGTGCCCAATGCGCGTAAAACGATCGTAAGCATGAAAACCCTGCTGGCATCTGATAAATTCCGGAACAGCAGTTTCTCATTGCCCATCGCTTTGGGAAAGCGGATCGATAACGAAAATTTTATTGTTGACCTAGCCACCATGCCGCACCTGCTGATGGCGGGGGCAACGGGGCAGGGGAAATCCGTTGGGATCAATGCCATTCTGGTATCGCTCCTGTACAGTAAACATCCTTCGCAATTAAAGTTTGTGCTGGTGGATCCAAAGAAAGTGGAGTTAAGTGTTTACAGCCAGATCGTAAATCATTTCCTGGCCCGCCTGCCCAATGAGGAGGATGCCATTATCACGGATACTAAAAAAGTAATCAATACACTAAATGCCCTGTGTATTGAAATGGATAACCGGTACGATCTGTTAAAGGATGCCGGTTGCCGGAACATTAAAGAATATAACGCCAAGTTTACCGCACGCAAGCTGAACCCTGAGAAAGGGCACCAGTTTCTTCCTTTTATTGTATTGGTGGTGGATGAGTTTGCCGACCTGATCATGACGGCCGGCAAAGAAGTGGAGATGCCCATTGCACGCCTGGCGCAGTTGGCACGGGCCATTGGCATACACCTGATCATTGCCACGCAGCGGCCTTCGGTGAACATCATCACGGGTATCATTAAGGCCAACTTCCCGGCCCGTATTGCCTTTAAGGTAAGTAGTAAGATCGATAGCCGCACCATCCTGGATGCCGGCGGAGCGGATCAGCTGATCGGGAAGGGAGATATGTTGATTAGTCTGAATGGGGAAATCTCGAGGTTGCAATGTGCTTTTGTAGATACACCGGAAGTAGATAAGGTTGTGGATTTTATTGCTTATCAGGAAGGATACCCGCAACCCTTCCTGCTGCCCGAATACATTGATGAAAAAGAACTGGAGAGCGGCGATTTTGACCTGGATGACCGGGATTCATTGTTTGAAGATGCGGCCCGGCTCATCGTGGCGAACCAGATCGGATCTACCTCTTTGCTGCAGCGCCGGATGAAGCTGGGATATAACCGTGCCGGACGCCTGATGGATCAGTTGGAGCAGGCCGGCATTGTAGGCCCCAACCAGGGAAGCAAGGCCCGGGAGGTGCTTATAAAAACGGAGGCAGAGCTGCAGCAACACCTGGATATGCTAGGTTAAAATCTGTTAAAAACTGTTAAACGCCGCAACCCGGTATAAATCTTGACGTCTAAGGAGTATAAAATTATCAAAACCAATTTAAAAAAGAATATGAAGAAAGCATATGTAAGTGCCGTTTTTTTATTAATGACTGTATGTTCGTTTGCGCAACAAAGAGATCCGAAAGCAAAAGCGATCCTGGATGAGGCCAGTGCAAAATTCAAAACCTATAAAACAGTGGTAGCTACTTTTGGATACCAGATTCAGAACGCCGTGGGGAAAGTGCTGACAAAGAAAACCGGTACTGTAAACATGAAGGGCGATAAATTTAATATCACTTTTGGAAGTAATAAAATCATTAGTGATGGCGCCACCGTGTGGAACTACGACCCTTCCACTAAAGAAGTAACCGTTAATAATGCCAATAAATCGGAAAGTACGATTACCCCGCAGAAATTATTTACCGATTTCTACAACAAGGATTTTATGTATACCATGGCGCCAGACAGTAAGGTGAATGGCAAACCGGTATCGGTAGTGCTGATGCAGCCGATCGACAGAAACAAACCGTTTAGTCGTTTATACCTGGCCATCGATAAAACCAGCAAGACCGTGGTAAGTGCTACCGTTATTGAGAAGAGCGGTAATAAATATGTATACAGCATCGGAAGTCTGAAGCCCAATATAGCGCTGGCGGATGCACAGTTTGCCTTTAATAAGGCCAGCTATCCCGGTGTGGAAATGGTGGACCTCCGGTAAACAGAATTTGGTCTCATATAATTAACTGAATGCTCCGTTGCGGGGCATTTTTTATGGATGGTGAATGATGAGTTTACAGGGAATGCGGAGAGTGGAAACCGGAAGGGAAGCTCCTTCCGTATTTTCAATATGCTTCAACAGTAATTCAGCAGCAGCAATCCCCATGTCAAAGGAATTTTCATCGATGGAGGCGCTCGGCTTATGATCCAGGTACTGGATTAGCGGAAGGTTTCCAAAACCTACAATGTCCACATACTGTAACCGCTCCGGGTATTTATGTTTTAGAAACCGTAATGCATCAAGACTTACATAACTTTTGAAGGTAAAAAATGCGGTAGGCGGATCGGGAAGTGCACACAGCGCCGCCATCATTTTGTCGGTCTGCGTGGTGGTAAAGTCGATTTCCTTTACCAGGTCAGGATCGTAAGGAATGCCCCGTTTCTCAAGGGCTTTCCGGTAGCCTTCAAGCCGGAGATGGCTGGTGCCGAGGGCTTTGGGGCCCATCAGGTGTGCAATGCGGCGGTGTTGCTTTTTGAAAAGATAATCGATGGCCAGTTCCGCAGCATGCGCATTATCGGTAACTACGGCATCAAAGCCGGGATCGTTTAATGAGCGCGACAGAAACACAACCGGAATGCCGGTCTGCTCCAGCCGTTGAAAAAGCGAAGTCTTCTCGGTGTTTTTTGAAATGGCAATAATTACGCCGTCTACCCGGTTGCTGATCAGGTTCTGAATGATCTGTTCTTCCTTTGCGGTATCTTCATGAGATTGGGCCACAATTACCTGGTATTTATTGGCGCCAGCAACGGCTTCTACACCATTAATGGCCAGCACATAAAACTGGTCCAGCAGATCGGGGATGACCAGCCCGAGGGTGAAGGATTTGCTTTGTTTAAAATGCCGGGCTGCTTCATTGGGAACATAATTCCATTCGTTGGCTAGTTTCACAACCCGCTCTTTTGTCATGGCACTGATGCTGGAATTGTCGTTTAAAGCCTTTGAAACCGTAGAAACGGACATATTCAGTTTTGCAGCAATGTCTTTTATGGTAACGCCCTTTTTCACAATAAATCTGCCCTGTTAATTTCCAAAAGTTCTGAAAAAAAATGTGATTTTCAAAAAAAACTCAAAATCTTCAAACGTTGTAATATGGCATCGCCAGGCTTTTAACATTTTGGCTATTGAAATCAGGCAGTATAAATAATATATTCGCGCCGTTGATAAAAGCTGCGCATTAGAAAAAAACGCGGTTTTGCTTGTCCTTAGATTTAAAAAAGAAATATGACTGCATTTGATCTTGCCGGTAAAGTTGTTGTAATTACAGGTGCTACAGGTGTTTTGGGGAAGGCCTTTGTTGAGGGGGTTGCTGCCGCAGGCGGAACGGTGGTGATTACCGGCCGGAACGAAAAAGTAGCGCGAGAACGGGAGATGCAGGTAACGGCGCAGGGCGGGCGTGCACTTTCAGTGATCGCCGACGTTACAAAGGAACAGGACCTGGTAGCAGCCCGTGACCGGGTTCTAAACACATTCGGACGAATCGATGGCCTGGTAAACGGCGCGGGAGGCAATATGAAGAATGCCATCATCCAAAAAAATATGGG
The sequence above is a segment of the Niabella agricola genome. Coding sequences within it:
- a CDS encoding LacI family DNA-binding transcriptional regulator: MKKGVTIKDIAAKLNMSVSTVSKALNDNSSISAMTKERVVKLANEWNYVPNEAARHFKQSKSFTLGLVIPDLLDQFYVLAINGVEAVAGANKYQVIVAQSHEDTAKEEQIIQNLISNRVDGVIIAISKNTEKTSLFQRLEQTGIPVVFLSRSLNDPGFDAVVTDNAHAAELAIDYLFKKQHRRIAHLMGPKALGTSHLRLEGYRKALEKRGIPYDPDLVKEIDFTTTQTDKMMAALCALPDPPTAFFTFKSYVSLDALRFLKHKYPERLQYVDIVGFGNLPLIQYLDHKPSASIDENSFDMGIAAAELLLKHIENTEGASLPVSTLRIPCKLIIHHP
- a CDS encoding DNA translocase FtsK, which translates into the protein MATKSKPKNKKPIARNHHTTGTWKVEKEEKVQLRALAKDERTWKIAGTTFLLVSVFLIISFISYFFTWRQDFTQISRGSEILWDPDVKILNLLGKLGALTAHYFIYRLFGVAAVLICTFFFVVGVNLLWRRRVFSVWRNLKYVTLGMLVVSAILAFLLPDEEFRWGGGVGNMIAGWLRSSLGTIGAGAVLGLIVIAYFIWQFNPAFSFPKKLKRPQPEEEAAAPEEKTAPEAMTTEAKTTGTTETKGARLVIDAEVEKPKYDIKLINKEPVIQAKEEEEGYERITVLKPETRKTTSVAAEEKTSEVDPPPAQELEIPALEKTVKPAKPISDEDLKLEINSGPIAPPPAAAVTAPAEKTKAYEPALDLKHYKKPSPDLLESHGSEKVVQDPQELENNKNQIIKTLANYDIEIQKISATVGPTVTLYEIVPAAGVRISKIKNLEDDIALSLSALGIRIIAPIPGRGTIGIEVPNARKTIVSMKTLLASDKFRNSSFSLPIALGKRIDNENFIVDLATMPHLLMAGATGQGKSVGINAILVSLLYSKHPSQLKFVLVDPKKVELSVYSQIVNHFLARLPNEEDAIITDTKKVINTLNALCIEMDNRYDLLKDAGCRNIKEYNAKFTARKLNPEKGHQFLPFIVLVVDEFADLIMTAGKEVEMPIARLAQLARAIGIHLIIATQRPSVNIITGIIKANFPARIAFKVSSKIDSRTILDAGGADQLIGKGDMLISLNGEISRLQCAFVDTPEVDKVVDFIAYQEGYPQPFLLPEYIDEKELESGDFDLDDRDSLFEDAARLIVANQIGSTSLLQRRMKLGYNRAGRLMDQLEQAGIVGPNQGSKAREVLIKTEAELQQHLDMLG
- a CDS encoding LolA family protein, with translation MKKAYVSAVFLLMTVCSFAQQRDPKAKAILDEASAKFKTYKTVVATFGYQIQNAVGKVLTKKTGTVNMKGDKFNITFGSNKIISDGATVWNYDPSTKEVTVNNANKSESTITPQKLFTDFYNKDFMYTMAPDSKVNGKPVSVVLMQPIDRNKPFSRLYLAIDKTSKTVVSATVIEKSGNKYVYSIGSLKPNIALADAQFAFNKASYPGVEMVDLR